In Rutidosis leptorrhynchoides isolate AG116_Rl617_1_P2 chromosome 2, CSIRO_AGI_Rlap_v1, whole genome shotgun sequence, one genomic interval encodes:
- the LOC139890290 gene encoding uncharacterized protein, with product MATEPVCATFAVPTPLTEFGKRDKTKDCEFHDDHGHETNRCKNLMERVLEALRAGKLDHLKPPKKDKGKVEEESSKAKTFAWQKADKAKITNVTINMVDAERVGQRRKCNDYRDWEIIPISFPPVMSIDIANEPIIIKCRIPDHCIQIKCMHVDTGSGVDIMYEHCYRFLPAEFKARLRHPDITLSGFSGEISWPLGRIELIVELSDDKNPQLVRSELIDFYVVRSTSRYNALLGRNFMRHFNIIPSVVHGLIKFSTMGGIATIASHQATELCGSVVHVSIPSIGEKLKGSTVIAN from the coding sequence ATGGCCACCGAACCAGTGTGTGCAACCTTCGCGGTTCCAACCCCGCtgacagaatttggcaagcgggataaaacaaaagaCTGCGAGTTCCATGACGATCACGGCCATGagaccaatcggtgtaaaaatttaATGGAGCGAGTGCTGGAAGCGCTACGCGCAGGAAAATTAGATCATCTCAAGCCGCCAAAGAAAGATAAGGGAAAGGTCGAGGAAGAGAGTTCAAAAGCCAAAACGTTCGCATGGCAAAAAGCAGATAAAGCTAAAATCACCAATGtaaccatcaatatggttgacGCGGAAAGAGTCGGTCAACGAAGAAAGTGCAATGATTACAGGGATTGGGAAATCATTCCAATTtcattccctcctgtaatgtcaatcgacatAGCTAACGAACCTatcatcatcaagtgtcgcattcctgatcactgtatacAGATCAAATGCATGCATGTTGATACCGGCAGTGGTGTCGACATTATGTACGAACATTGCTATCGTTTTCTTCCCGCAGAATTTAAAGCGCGGCTACGTCATCCCGACATTACGCTATCAGGATTTTCTGGGGAAATCTCGTGGCCGCTTGGCCGCATAGAGCTTATAGTAGAGCTTTCAGATGACAAGAATCCGCAGTTGGTTAGAAGCGAGTTAATTGACTTTTATGTGGTCCGTTCGACTTCTCGCTACAATGCGCTTCTGGGGAGAAATTTCATGCGGCATTTTAACATTATACCCTCAGTAGTGCATGGCTTGATCAAGTTTTCTACCATGGGTGGAAttgccacaattgcgtcacatcaagcaaccgagttATGTGGTTCAGTTGTGCATGTAAGCATTCCCAGCATAGGAGAGAAACTTAAAGGCAGTACAGTCATAGCTAATTGA